One window from the genome of Leptospira broomii serovar Hurstbridge str. 5399 encodes:
- a CDS encoding tyrosine-type recombinase/integrase encodes MSIESNVIYLSSLYPKSEQKDPNFSLTENRLSEETLEKLYQDFSEPETEEDYRNRALFLVMQELGLLAMEIVSLKLSDVSKGLSEQSYISYMGKCGRLKSSAISEASLSAVREYHEKFGIDSDYFFVSRPRKNQKERKNLTTRGLQLIVNSWNARTLSGKLIHPQSLRNTVGQRLLTGTYP; translated from the coding sequence ATGTCTATAGAATCGAATGTAATCTACCTATCCTCCCTTTATCCTAAGTCTGAACAAAAGGATCCAAACTTCTCGCTTACCGAAAATAGACTTTCAGAAGAGACTCTCGAAAAGCTGTATCAAGACTTCTCTGAACCTGAAACAGAAGAAGACTATCGAAACAGAGCCCTTTTCCTTGTAATGCAGGAATTAGGACTATTGGCTATGGAAATCGTCTCCCTAAAGCTCTCAGACGTGTCTAAAGGCCTCTCTGAGCAGTCCTACATCAGTTATATGGGAAAATGTGGAAGGCTCAAATCTTCAGCTATTAGCGAAGCTTCCCTAAGCGCTGTAAGGGAGTATCACGAGAAATTCGGAATCGACTCTGACTATTTCTTTGTAAGTCGTCCGAGAAAGAATCAAAAGGAAAGGAAGAACCTTACTACTCGCGGGCTACAATTGATTGTAAACTCCTGGAACGCTCGAACTCTTTCCGGAAAACTCATCCACCCTCAAAGCCTACGAAATACTGTAGGTCAAAGACTATTGACCGGGACCTACCCCTAA
- a CDS encoding LIC_13246 family protein translates to MTEIRNQKDKWFQINEEGLKIFNDILRSLIAFHEMIQGNTKVSNETWIFKKRLVESDSPVVVLKKFGDYEYLVFAKTEDKYNSWIHIDGIQMERIELEKAGILKHDAFDILNMTDIYTNHCEPYSGEIPEDV, encoded by the coding sequence GTGACTGAAATACGAAATCAAAAAGATAAATGGTTCCAAATCAATGAAGAAGGCTTAAAAATCTTCAATGATATTCTCCGTTCCTTAATCGCCTTCCATGAAATGATCCAAGGCAACACCAAAGTCTCAAATGAAACCTGGATATTTAAAAAGAGACTTGTTGAATCCGATTCGCCCGTAGTAGTGCTAAAAAAATTTGGGGACTACGAGTATTTAGTTTTCGCCAAGACTGAAGATAAGTACAATTCCTGGATCCACATTGATGGAATACAAATGGAAAGAATTGAATTAGAAAAGGCCGGGATACTAAAGCATGATGCCTTTGATATTCTCAATATGACGGACATCTATACGAACCATTGCGAGCCTTACTCCGGAGAAATTCCCGAAGATGTCTAA
- a CDS encoding tyrosine-type recombinase/integrase, producing the protein MSIRTNVINLAEFRNARTGTPKRSGPESGLMLGKGLTDQTMIDLIKKFSDPVSERDYRNRALLNLMYLTALRAKEVVSLRFSDLFLAPSGETLISYTKKGGKMAFAVIAEETLGFIREYHSRFEGNYDYFFLSLPRGNQKERSNLSTRGLQLIVNSWNVRTCSNKLIHPHSLRHTAASKLMDLAGSGAVRLLLNHSTVNTSVLFYTKPYFNASRFLKWE; encoded by the coding sequence ATGTCAATAAGAACTAACGTAATAAATCTCGCTGAGTTTCGGAATGCCAGAACTGGAACTCCAAAAAGGTCAGGCCCCGAATCTGGGCTGATGCTAGGCAAGGGCCTAACCGACCAGACAATGATCGATTTGATTAAGAAATTTTCGGATCCAGTATCAGAACGAGACTATCGAAATAGAGCTTTGTTGAATTTGATGTACCTTACCGCGTTACGTGCAAAAGAAGTTGTTTCTCTTAGGTTTTCCGACCTTTTCTTGGCTCCTTCTGGAGAAACATTAATCTCATATACCAAGAAGGGAGGGAAGATGGCTTTTGCCGTTATAGCTGAAGAAACACTAGGCTTTATTCGAGAATACCATTCCAGGTTCGAAGGCAATTATGATTATTTCTTCCTGTCCCTTCCGCGAGGAAATCAAAAGGAACGATCTAATTTATCTACGCGTGGACTCCAGTTAATCGTCAATTCTTGGAATGTTAGAACATGTTCTAATAAATTAATACACCCCCATAGTCTGAGGCATACAGCCGCTTCAAAGCTTATGGACCTCGCCGGATCTGGAGCAGTACGCTTGCTCCTGAATCATAGCACAGTAAACACGAGCGTGCTTTTCTACACAAAACCCTATTTTAACGCCTCAAGATTTCTCAAGTGGGAGTAA
- a CDS encoding AAA family ATPase: MRYLGFNIRNFKGIREVSIDLNKKPYINIFTLIGLNESGKTTILEAIHYFSILETKDDHKYIPKSKKHNYNESITVEAILELSEEDKLDFRGFLKQNFNFKLISDSIVFTVEKRQSFKNSALSESTRSWRGSFRVLYGKNNKERDVEISDESFKAIQDYLEKLRPVIVYFPNFLFDVPEKIYLQELPDTPEKAPQKEQTKEALTLPFFLRAVQDVLDYMDEGLTIFNHIIESFNARENSKADKEAIVFCVYMDFSI; this comes from the coding sequence ATGAGATACTTGGGTTTTAATATTAGAAATTTCAAAGGAATACGAGAAGTATCGATTGATCTAAATAAGAAGCCCTATATTAATATTTTTACATTAATTGGATTAAATGAGAGTGGTAAGACTACGATTTTGGAGGCAATTCATTATTTTTCAATTTTGGAAACGAAGGATGATCATAAATATATACCAAAATCTAAAAAACACAATTATAACGAATCCATTACTGTAGAAGCCATATTGGAATTATCTGAGGAAGACAAATTAGATTTTAGGGGTTTCCTGAAGCAAAATTTTAATTTCAAATTAATAAGCGACAGCATTGTATTTACAGTCGAGAAAAGGCAAAGTTTTAAAAATTCTGCATTAAGTGAATCCACCCGATCATGGAGAGGAAGCTTTAGAGTTTTATATGGAAAGAACAATAAGGAAAGGGACGTCGAAATATCTGACGAAAGTTTTAAAGCAATTCAAGATTATCTAGAAAAGTTGCGTCCCGTGATAGTTTATTTCCCAAATTTTTTATTTGATGTCCCGGAAAAAATTTACCTTCAGGAATTGCCGGACACGCCGGAGAAGGCGCCCCAAAAAGAGCAGACAAAAGAGGCATTGACTCTCCCATTTTTCCTCAGGGCAGTTCAGGATGTATTGGATTATATGGATGAAGGTTTAACTATTTTCAATCATATTATAGAAAGTTTCAATGCACGAGAAAATTCAAAAGCAGATAAAGAAGCAATCGTCTTCTGCGTTTATATGGATTTCTCGATTTGA
- a CDS encoding TolC family protein has protein sequence MYCYSLERNFYLFKIILINKFVLSIIFFSFFTVPNFAVESVEKKAVKITIESIVEVAERNSPLLLSLNSDLETLYFRKKQEGMTQNPILSMDYGQRKAANESGSEYSFQVEQPIYYPGRKELKQLLVNNDSKIKEIQVIEATNSVRFNAVKFAYRYLIADINRSHVKERLRRLAIIENYIRSRPFITPQAKTDLFILERRILALKKHFNDLELLSSKNYEAMNFFLRFDSIPSLSLPFFKDGIRFDQSDLEKKAIDQNPLLLTARGEVEKARTEYRLASLEKYPDYSVVGQVGEDKSGVSNRYFDVGLKFRVPVWDQFQNKITAAEKNMDAKSNNLLQQENLIKMNLRQTILEYEKSKVNIKLFDLSKLERIENDLNFADAQFSKSRIQILSYLELESQLHETYHSILDAQLTHIEAFLNLLYITNEKDIIGVLKDAEQTFKYSSK, from the coding sequence GTGTACTGCTATTCATTGGAGAGGAATTTTTACCTCTTTAAAATTATTTTAATAAACAAATTCGTTTTATCGATTATATTTTTTTCTTTTTTCACTGTTCCTAATTTTGCAGTTGAGTCTGTGGAAAAAAAAGCGGTAAAGATTACTATAGAGAGCATTGTTGAAGTTGCTGAACGTAATTCTCCATTGCTTCTCTCTTTAAATTCCGATTTAGAAACCCTATACTTCAGAAAGAAGCAAGAGGGCATGACTCAGAACCCCATTCTATCTATGGATTATGGACAGAGAAAGGCCGCAAACGAGTCTGGTTCGGAATATTCTTTTCAAGTAGAGCAGCCTATTTATTATCCTGGGAGAAAGGAGTTAAAACAACTCTTAGTAAATAATGATTCCAAGATTAAAGAAATACAAGTCATCGAAGCAACAAATTCGGTGCGATTCAATGCGGTAAAGTTCGCATATCGCTATCTCATAGCTGATATAAATAGAAGTCATGTGAAAGAAAGGTTACGCAGGCTTGCTATAATTGAAAATTATATCAGATCTAGACCGTTCATAACTCCCCAGGCGAAAACAGACCTATTCATTTTAGAAAGAAGGATACTGGCTTTAAAGAAACATTTTAATGATTTAGAGTTACTTTCCTCAAAAAATTACGAGGCAATGAATTTTTTTCTTAGATTTGACTCAATTCCCTCTCTCTCTCTTCCCTTTTTTAAAGACGGAATTCGTTTTGACCAAAGTGATCTGGAAAAAAAGGCCATCGACCAAAATCCTCTATTGTTAACTGCCCGAGGAGAGGTGGAGAAAGCCCGGACTGAATACCGCTTGGCTAGTTTGGAAAAATATCCGGACTACTCAGTTGTTGGCCAAGTGGGGGAAGATAAATCAGGGGTTTCAAACCGATATTTCGATGTGGGATTAAAATTCAGGGTTCCAGTATGGGATCAATTTCAAAATAAAATTACAGCTGCAGAGAAAAATATGGATGCAAAGTCGAATAACCTCTTGCAGCAAGAAAACTTAATAAAGATGAATCTTCGGCAAACTATTTTGGAGTATGAAAAATCAAAAGTTAATATTAAATTATTCGATTTGTCTAAGTTGGAAAGAATTGAAAATGATTTAAATTTTGCGGACGCGCAATTTTCTAAGTCTCGTATCCAAATTCTGAGCTATTTAGAATTGGAGAGCCAACTGCACGAGACATATCATTCTATATTGGATGCACAACTAACGCATATAGAAGCTTTTCTTAACCTTCTGTATATCACCAACGAAAAAGACATTATAGGGGTATTAAAAGATGCTGAGCAGACTTTTAAATACAGTTCTAAATAA